A region of Desulfolithobacter dissulfuricans DNA encodes the following proteins:
- a CDS encoding ABC transporter permease: MYNIIKIAARNLWRYKRRTLLTSILITLGVVSVLLFVSVSGSFKNMMVGQITDSMIGHIQIHKKGYLSSMDSLPLDRNLNEKQVKKISKLLKNNPEIEAFSPRIRFGAMFSNFSETTNIRLAAVNPEMEMNTVPLLAARIIKGKKDGLIGRGEILIPELIAKGMKVKIGDSIVLVANNKDGSVNGQTFTVRGVLEGISGPGGRDGVMHIQDARELLRIDSKEASEVAIRLKNMDMLHPVYNQLQQELGSIKNKKGKPVFEIHTWEKLSPFFNIARMIDLLTLFIKIMLVAIVLVSIMNVMIMAVYERINEIGTIAAIGTRPARILALFVTEGLLLGILGTIIGIGLSLGGIAWMNAVGLSFDFGRQKGLLLSPTIGATDILAIAGIVVAIAVLGSLQPAIKAARMDPIKALRHV, translated from the coding sequence ATGTATAATATAATAAAAATTGCCGCAAGAAACCTTTGGCGCTATAAACGGCGCACCCTGCTGACCTCCATCCTCATAACCCTTGGCGTGGTTTCAGTCCTGCTCTTTGTCTCGGTGTCGGGCTCGTTTAAAAACATGATGGTCGGCCAAATCACCGACTCCATGATCGGCCATATCCAGATCCACAAAAAAGGATATCTCTCTTCCATGGACAGCCTGCCGCTGGACCGGAACCTGAACGAAAAGCAGGTTAAAAAAATCAGCAAACTACTTAAAAACAATCCGGAAATTGAGGCATTTTCTCCACGCATCCGCTTTGGAGCCATGTTTTCCAACTTCAGTGAGACCACCAATATCAGGCTCGCTGCTGTCAATCCGGAAATGGAGATGAATACCGTGCCCCTGCTGGCTGCCCGGATCATCAAGGGAAAAAAGGACGGCCTTATCGGCCGGGGCGAGATACTGATCCCCGAGTTGATCGCAAAAGGCATGAAGGTGAAGATCGGCGACTCCATCGTGCTGGTGGCTAACAACAAGGACGGCTCGGTCAACGGACAGACATTCACTGTGCGCGGGGTTCTGGAGGGCATTTCCGGCCCGGGTGGTCGTGACGGTGTCATGCATATCCAGGATGCGCGCGAGTTGCTGCGTATAGACTCCAAAGAAGCCAGCGAGGTGGCCATCCGCCTGAAAAACATGGATATGCTGCATCCTGTCTACAACCAGCTGCAACAGGAACTCGGTTCCATCAAAAACAAAAAGGGCAAGCCTGTTTTTGAAATTCACACCTGGGAAAAGCTCTCTCCCTTTTTCAATATTGCCCGCATGATCGACCTGCTGACCCTGTTTATCAAGATCATGCTGGTTGCCATTGTTCTGGTATCGATTATGAATGTGATGATCATGGCCGTGTATGAACGGATCAACGAGATCGGCACCATTGCCGCCATCGGCACCAGACCGGCCAGGATTCTGGCGCTTTTTGTGACCGAAGGGCTGCTGCTCGGCATTCTCGGCACTATCATCGGTATCGGCCTGAGCCTGGGCGGAATAGCCTGGATGAATGCCGTCGGCCTCAGTTTTGATTTCGGACGGCAAAAGGGTCTGCTGCTCTCTCCGACCATCGGAGCGACTGATATTCTCGCCATCGCCGGGATCGTCGTGGCCATAGCTGTTCTCGGCAGCCTGCAGCCTGCCATCAAGGCGGCACGCATGGATCCAATCAAGGCCCTGCGCCATGTATAA